A portion of the Stigmatella aurantiaca DW4/3-1 genome contains these proteins:
- a CDS encoding acyltransferase family protein gives MSPPPSPPTAPAAIEPRQEGLDLLRALAILPVLLFHAPGSVTHDLPEGLRHAFTFGWMGVDLFFVLSGYLIGRQVFTARQEAPAGALLREFWVKRWTRTLPLYFVVLGTYALLKPHVFQAPFVGGGWHYALFLQNYTPLFDFVQSWSLCVEEHFYLVLPVLAFGLGGRRWPAAVWLVPGALSLVGRVLVSRALPENLTVLEVVPLLQWPTHLHLDGMALGVFLARTAPHWRQWPARWKAASAALGVGVLAVTLALCGPTLLGHARVWVFTGLSVGFALLVVGLEAMRLPRWARKAVYTVAVTSYGTYLWHGLVVRFFDRMNFSLGFWVLDLVFFLAVTVGVAWGTYLAVEKPGLKLRGWWLEPSGRPAPARAP, from the coding sequence ATGTCTCCTCCCCCCTCCCCTCCCACCGCCCCGGCGGCGATCGAGCCTCGTCAGGAGGGGTTGGACCTGCTCCGGGCGCTGGCCATCCTGCCGGTGCTGCTCTTCCATGCGCCCGGGAGCGTCACCCATGATCTGCCCGAGGGGCTGCGCCACGCGTTCACCTTTGGGTGGATGGGGGTGGATCTGTTCTTCGTGCTCTCGGGCTACCTCATCGGCCGCCAGGTCTTCACCGCGCGTCAGGAGGCCCCCGCCGGAGCCCTGCTGCGCGAGTTCTGGGTGAAGCGCTGGACGCGCACGCTGCCGCTCTACTTCGTGGTGCTGGGAACCTACGCACTCCTCAAGCCTCACGTCTTCCAGGCCCCCTTCGTCGGGGGCGGCTGGCACTACGCGCTCTTCCTCCAGAACTACACCCCGCTGTTCGACTTCGTGCAGAGCTGGTCCTTGTGCGTGGAGGAGCATTTCTACCTGGTGCTGCCGGTATTGGCGTTCGGGCTGGGCGGCAGACGGTGGCCCGCGGCGGTCTGGCTGGTGCCCGGAGCCCTGAGCCTGGTGGGGCGGGTGCTGGTGTCACGCGCCCTGCCTGAGAACCTGACGGTGCTGGAGGTGGTCCCCTTGCTCCAGTGGCCCACCCACCTGCACCTGGACGGGATGGCGCTCGGGGTGTTCCTGGCCCGCACGGCACCCCACTGGCGGCAGTGGCCGGCCCGGTGGAAGGCCGCGAGCGCCGCGCTGGGGGTGGGGGTGCTGGCGGTGACGCTCGCGCTGTGCGGCCCCACCCTCCTGGGCCATGCCCGGGTCTGGGTGTTCACGGGGTTGAGCGTGGGCTTCGCGCTGCTCGTGGTGGGCCTGGAGGCGATGCGGCTGCCCCGCTGGGCGCGCAAGGCGGTGTACACGGTGGCGGTGACGTCCTACGGGACGTACCTGTGGCACGGGCTCGTGGTGCGGTTCTTCGACCGGATGAACTTCTCACTGGGCTTCTGGGTGCTGGACTTGGTGTTCTTCCTGGCGGTGACCGTGGGCGTGGCGTGGGGGACGTACCTGGCCGTGGAGAAGCCCGGGTTGAAGCTGCGGGGATGGTGGCTGGAGCCTTCCGGCCGCCCTGCCCCCGCCCGCGCGCCCTGA
- a CDS encoding glycosyltransferase family 2 protein, whose amino-acid sequence MPFFSIIIPTYNRARLLERTLASVFTQECTDYEVLVVDDGSTDDTEDVLARHSGRVRVLRQRNQGQGVARNLAIQHAAGTYAVFLDSDDLWFPWTLTTYLQAIDMYGSPSVVMGTVASFGREEELAPVGREPFRAWAFTDYLASAPEPFIRTACVIAVRLEALRRVGGFTARRIASEDHDLLFRLGTEPGFVWIQAPLVVGYRQHDHSSSRSLEQSHQGLRFQLEQEQAGHYPGGAARRRDRLTLILRGVRHVTRWLTEHGRPDLAVDLYRRSLGAHLEVPRWRYLLGFPPWMMAASLRHLRR is encoded by the coding sequence ATGCCCTTCTTCTCCATCATCATCCCCACCTACAACCGGGCCCGATTGTTGGAGCGGACGCTCGCCTCCGTCTTCACGCAGGAGTGCACCGACTACGAGGTGCTCGTCGTCGACGACGGCTCCACGGATGACACGGAGGACGTGCTGGCGCGCCACAGCGGCCGGGTGCGGGTGCTGCGCCAGCGCAACCAAGGCCAGGGCGTGGCCCGCAACCTGGCGATCCAGCACGCGGCGGGCACGTATGCCGTGTTTCTGGACAGTGACGACCTGTGGTTTCCGTGGACGCTCACCACCTATCTCCAGGCCATCGATATGTACGGCAGCCCGTCGGTGGTGATGGGCACGGTCGCCTCCTTCGGACGCGAGGAGGAGTTGGCCCCGGTGGGGCGGGAGCCCTTCCGGGCTTGGGCCTTCACGGACTACCTGGCCAGCGCGCCGGAGCCGTTCATTCGCACCGCGTGCGTCATCGCCGTGCGCCTGGAAGCCCTCCGGCGCGTGGGAGGCTTCACCGCCCGGCGCATCGCCTCCGAGGATCATGATCTCCTCTTCCGCCTGGGCACCGAGCCGGGCTTCGTGTGGATCCAGGCTCCGCTCGTGGTGGGCTACCGGCAGCATGACCACTCGTCCTCGCGCAGCCTCGAGCAGAGCCATCAGGGGCTGCGCTTCCAGTTGGAGCAGGAGCAGGCAGGGCACTATCCCGGAGGCGCGGCCCGCCGCCGGGACCGGTTGACGCTCATCCTGCGTGGGGTGCGGCACGTGACACGCTGGCTGACCGAGCATGGGCGCCCCGATCTGGCGGTGGACCTGTACCGGCGCAGCCTCGGCGCGCACCTGGAGGTGCCGCGCTGGCGCTACCTGCTGGGCTTTCCTCCCTGGATGATGGCGGCGTCGCTGCGGCACCTGCGCCGCTGA
- a CDS encoding alpha/beta hydrolase-fold protein gives MSRRGVVLALSLLVVACGGGVEELEPSPLGTQTSGLSITVEDQVVARLPASTGALYGYGEYLPPGYLTSTASYPVILHLNGMGEFGTSPTEADLLNVVTRHGALKRIRNTAQGKAYFGQHQVMVFTPRAATNWVPAEVNAFVDFLIAHYRVDVTRIYLTGISMGGYGSWKYAYEYGSRLAALAPMATNIGAPGPKIAQLLNVPVWGVHSFADGSSLSAERSWLTGVTKNYGQNQSVSVPSAPSTQTYLFSAATHAWTPQPGVDATGNFIARLTVYPGSAHDCWTQTYDNEAFWDWMLAQQRVP, from the coding sequence ATGAGCAGACGCGGGGTTGTGCTGGCGCTGTCACTGCTGGTGGTGGCCTGTGGGGGCGGAGTCGAGGAACTGGAGCCCTCACCGCTGGGCACGCAGACGTCGGGCCTCTCCATCACGGTGGAAGACCAGGTGGTGGCGAGGCTTCCAGCCAGCACCGGGGCCCTGTACGGCTATGGCGAGTATCTGCCTCCCGGGTATCTGACCTCGACGGCGAGCTACCCGGTCATCCTCCACCTCAACGGCATGGGCGAGTTTGGGACCTCGCCCACCGAGGCGGACCTCCTGAACGTCGTGACGCGCCATGGGGCGCTGAAGCGGATCCGCAACACGGCCCAGGGAAAGGCCTATTTCGGCCAGCACCAGGTGATGGTGTTCACCCCGCGAGCGGCGACAAACTGGGTGCCCGCGGAGGTCAACGCGTTCGTCGACTTCCTCATTGCCCACTACCGCGTGGATGTGACGCGCATCTACCTGACGGGCATCAGCATGGGCGGGTATGGGAGCTGGAAGTACGCGTATGAGTACGGCAGCCGGTTGGCGGCACTGGCGCCCATGGCCACCAACATCGGCGCGCCCGGCCCGAAGATTGCCCAACTGCTGAATGTCCCGGTGTGGGGCGTGCACTCGTTCGCGGATGGGAGTTCGCTCTCCGCGGAGAGGTCGTGGCTGACCGGGGTGACGAAGAACTACGGGCAGAACCAGTCGGTGAGCGTCCCCAGCGCCCCCTCGACGCAGACGTACCTGTTCAGCGCGGCCACCCACGCCTGGACGCCGCAGCCAGGCGTGGATGCCACGGGCAACTTCATCGCGCGCCTCACCGTGTACCCGGGCTCCGCGCACGATTGTTGGACGCAGACGTATGACAACGAAGCGTTCTGGGACTGGATGCTCGCCCAGCAGCGCGTTCCCTAG
- a CDS encoding glycosyltransferase family 4 protein, whose protein sequence is MSRLRVLFGIHHPLDPNLGAPGVTLALGRALQELGCDVSYYGYGEAFPGVTSHSAWHSVRFPWALSAWLARHADRFDVLDITTGDSWPWARMGRPGARRRHALVTRSHGLEHVVSAQLRADARSGQAQLSWKYPLYHGGFRLWEVRESLRLADHAVLLNPTDRDFVRDRLGVPGARLSIIPHGLAEPFLARPAPEPFEGPLRIAFVGSWIQRKGREELVAVASALRAQGVPFTLGLLGTGAAEEEVRQAFSPEVRPQIHGVPRYRHEDLPGLLQAYEVLLFPSHAEGYGMALVEAMACGLAPVTTPVGVAPEVVQDGQTGRLLPVGDVPGLTRAVRALAEDRPRLMDLRRAAQQAVKGMTWQQAGARTLRMYESWFAMYEK, encoded by the coding sequence GTGTCCCGTCTGCGCGTCCTTTTCGGCATCCACCATCCCCTCGACCCGAACCTCGGCGCCCCTGGGGTGACATTGGCCCTGGGGCGGGCGCTCCAGGAGCTGGGCTGCGACGTCTCCTATTATGGATACGGTGAGGCCTTTCCCGGCGTCACCTCTCACTCGGCGTGGCACTCCGTGCGGTTTCCCTGGGCCTTGAGTGCATGGCTGGCCCGGCACGCGGACCGCTTCGATGTGCTCGACATCACCACGGGAGACTCCTGGCCCTGGGCTCGCATGGGGCGCCCGGGGGCTCGGCGCCGCCATGCCCTCGTGACCCGCAGCCATGGCCTGGAGCACGTCGTCTCGGCGCAGCTCCGCGCCGACGCACGCTCGGGCCAGGCCCAGCTGAGCTGGAAGTACCCGCTCTACCATGGTGGCTTCCGGCTCTGGGAGGTGCGGGAGTCCCTGCGGCTGGCGGATCACGCCGTGCTCCTCAACCCCACGGATCGCGACTTCGTGCGCGACCGGCTGGGGGTGCCCGGAGCGCGCCTCTCCATCATCCCCCATGGGCTGGCCGAGCCCTTCCTCGCGCGCCCCGCCCCCGAGCCCTTCGAGGGGCCCCTGCGCATTGCCTTCGTGGGCAGCTGGATCCAGCGCAAGGGCCGCGAGGAGCTCGTGGCCGTGGCCAGCGCCTTGCGCGCCCAGGGCGTTCCCTTCACCTTGGGATTGCTGGGCACCGGCGCCGCGGAAGAGGAGGTCCGGCAGGCCTTTTCGCCCGAGGTGCGGCCCCAGATTCACGGGGTGCCGCGCTACCGCCACGAGGACCTGCCCGGGCTGCTCCAGGCATACGAAGTCCTCCTCTTTCCCAGCCATGCGGAGGGCTACGGCATGGCGCTCGTCGAGGCCATGGCCTGCGGGCTCGCACCCGTGACGACCCCCGTGGGCGTTGCCCCCGAGGTGGTCCAGGACGGCCAGACGGGGCGGCTCCTCCCGGTGGGCGATGTGCCAGGCCTGACGCGGGCGGTGCGCGCCCTGGCCGAAGATCGCCCCCGCCTCATGGACCTGCGGCGCGCCGCTCAACAGGCAGTGAAAGGCATGACATGGCAGCAGGCAGGCGCACGCACCCTGCGCATGTATGAGTCATGGTTTGCCATGTATGAAAAATAA
- a CDS encoding glycosyltransferase family 2 protein codes for MKKPDLIISIVNHSNPELLHDCLRTLFQTTKACTFEVWVVDNATDGRGVDAMRRDFPQVRWLFNSSRKGFSANHNQVLSQARGRYFCIFNDDTLVHEGAFDALVRFMDENPRVGMAGARLLNADGTPQDCVFREMGLSTALFDICFLPRFLHFLKALHVDPAQYGNDQARVSWVLGACIVVREQTLSEVGLLDEKLSPLGNTEDTDWCVRAWKAGWEVAFCPEAVITHLTSRSFRPSAQGHDRVRVELWRTRLAYFRKHHGRLHEQLMRLILVGTLPWNSAVLTQSLLRRRLSLGEYQRQLSTFVRISEMGLRARLG; via the coding sequence ATGAAGAAGCCGGACCTGATCATTTCGATCGTCAACCACAGCAATCCGGAGCTGCTGCACGACTGTCTGCGCACGCTGTTCCAGACGACGAAGGCGTGCACCTTCGAGGTGTGGGTGGTGGACAACGCCACGGATGGGCGGGGCGTGGACGCCATGCGGCGGGACTTTCCCCAGGTGCGCTGGCTCTTCAACTCCTCCCGGAAGGGCTTCTCCGCCAACCACAACCAGGTCCTCTCCCAGGCCCGGGGCCGCTACTTCTGCATCTTCAACGACGACACCCTCGTGCACGAGGGCGCCTTCGATGCGCTCGTCCGCTTCATGGACGAGAACCCCCGCGTGGGCATGGCCGGAGCCCGGCTGCTCAACGCGGATGGCACGCCCCAGGATTGTGTGTTCCGGGAGATGGGGCTCTCCACGGCGCTCTTCGACATCTGCTTCCTGCCGCGCTTCCTGCACTTCCTCAAGGCGTTGCACGTGGATCCGGCGCAGTACGGGAACGATCAGGCCCGGGTGAGCTGGGTGCTGGGCGCGTGCATCGTCGTGCGCGAGCAGACGTTGAGCGAGGTGGGCTTGCTGGACGAGAAGCTCTCGCCCCTGGGCAACACCGAGGACACCGACTGGTGCGTCCGGGCATGGAAGGCTGGCTGGGAGGTGGCGTTCTGTCCCGAGGCCGTCATCACCCACCTGACGAGCCGCTCCTTCCGGCCGTCCGCGCAAGGGCATGACCGCGTCCGCGTGGAGCTGTGGCGCACGCGCCTGGCCTACTTCCGCAAGCACCACGGCCGGCTGCACGAGCAACTCATGCGGCTCATCCTCGTGGGCACCCTGCCGTGGAACTCGGCCGTCCTCACCCAGTCCCTGTTGCGGCGGCGCCTGAGCCTCGGCGAGTACCAGCGGCAGCTGTCCACCTTCGTGCGGATCTCCGAGATGGGGCTGCGCGCGAGGCTGGGGTAG
- a CDS encoding MraY family glycosyltransferase translates to MITFLVTFLVALTVCLGLTLVVRNRALAWGWVDQANSSRKVHIRPIPRLGGVAIVAGFFAPLCALFLVDSGVGLLFQSYKELLWGLFGGGVVIALLGLYDDLKGANARLKFAVQFAVALGLYQLGFRVELIANPFGPEFSLGVLSLPFTVLWVVGVINAINLIDGLDGLAGGVAFFGVSTNFILSLVRGDVVMCLLMAALAGAILGFLVFNFNPASIFMGDTGSMFLGFVLAAVSLKTSTKSGTAVAMLVPIMALGLPIMDTLIAMVRRTLLGRPMFSADKEHIHHRLMSRMVLSHRSAVLVLYGVCVLFTLTALGLNFANSAQSALLLIGMGIVIVVLMRKLGYLDLRRASAVGQTRRKNIQLHSLVKDVTRASRRADSFQELWGVLRPLAEVLNAARLELRFQRRWNHGLTEGVVFETERPAGAAMPLDMRIAMKDDDVQVGWLRLSWKDGRAEVNRDEELALELVADAVAERAHQLMALEDAEPGRVVSLGR, encoded by the coding sequence ATGATCACTTTCCTTGTCACGTTCCTGGTTGCATTGACGGTTTGCCTGGGACTCACGCTGGTCGTCCGCAACAGGGCGTTGGCGTGGGGCTGGGTGGACCAGGCGAATTCGAGCCGCAAGGTGCACATCCGTCCCATCCCACGGCTGGGAGGGGTGGCCATCGTGGCGGGCTTCTTCGCCCCGCTGTGCGCGCTGTTCCTGGTCGACTCGGGGGTGGGGCTGCTCTTCCAGTCCTACAAGGAGCTGCTCTGGGGCCTGTTCGGCGGGGGCGTGGTGATTGCCCTGCTGGGGCTGTATGACGACCTGAAGGGCGCGAATGCCCGGCTCAAGTTCGCCGTGCAGTTCGCCGTGGCCCTCGGGTTGTACCAGCTGGGCTTTCGCGTGGAGCTGATCGCCAATCCGTTCGGCCCGGAGTTCTCCCTGGGCGTGCTGAGTCTGCCCTTCACCGTGCTGTGGGTCGTGGGCGTCATCAACGCCATCAACCTCATCGATGGGCTGGATGGCCTGGCGGGCGGCGTCGCCTTCTTTGGCGTGAGCACCAACTTCATCCTCTCGCTGGTGCGCGGAGACGTCGTCATGTGCCTGCTCATGGCCGCGCTGGCCGGGGCCATCCTGGGCTTCCTCGTCTTCAACTTCAATCCGGCCTCCATCTTCATGGGGGACACCGGCAGCATGTTCCTGGGCTTCGTGCTCGCGGCGGTCTCGCTCAAGACCTCCACCAAGAGCGGCACCGCGGTCGCCATGCTCGTGCCCATCATGGCGCTGGGGCTGCCCATCATGGACACCTTGATCGCCATGGTGCGCCGCACGCTGCTGGGCCGGCCCATGTTCAGCGCCGACAAGGAGCACATCCACCACCGGCTCATGAGCCGGATGGTGCTCAGCCACCGCTCCGCCGTGCTCGTGCTGTATGGCGTGTGTGTCCTGTTCACGCTCACCGCCCTGGGGCTCAACTTCGCCAACAGCGCCCAGAGCGCGTTGCTCCTCATCGGCATGGGCATCGTCATCGTCGTGCTCATGCGCAAGCTGGGGTACCTGGACCTGCGCCGGGCCAGCGCGGTGGGGCAGACACGGCGCAAGAACATCCAGCTGCACTCGCTGGTGAAGGACGTCACCCGGGCCTCGCGCCGGGCCGACTCCTTCCAGGAACTCTGGGGAGTCCTCCGTCCGCTGGCCGAGGTCCTGAATGCCGCCCGCTTGGAGCTGCGCTTCCAGCGCCGCTGGAACCATGGGCTCACCGAGGGCGTCGTCTTCGAGACGGAGCGCCCCGCGGGGGCCGCCATGCCCTTGGACATGCGCATCGCGATGAAGGACGACGATGTTCAGGTCGGGTGGCTGAGGCTCTCCTGGAAGGATGGGCGCGCGGAGGTCAACCGGGATGAGGAGCTGGCGCTGGAGCTGGTGGCCGATGCGGTGGCCGAGCGGGCCCATCAGCTGATGGCCCTCGAAGACGCCGAGCCCGGCCGCGTCGTCTCGCTCGGGCGGTGA
- a CDS encoding nucleotidyltransferase family protein, translating into MGARAFLTLLRSWPEAPCGPPPEEPEALVRAAARHGLAGFTEHALERAGWRLPEASRDTLRREARSSAARAIRVHALLVRSLEALGAVGVVPVLLKGYGLARRLYPEPFHRATTDVDLLVLPAQVAAASRALEGLGLVPVSERPGHGGAHAHHHAFHGPAGWVELHFRALASGGQALEAEGLVAHAGEFELEGHRVRYLRAEEELVYLALHASNHLLQRLAWLMDLKLLLRANPGLSWRRVVEVAQGTAFPHLAWYALDAARRLLGLAVPAEVLAALAPRRWQRGLAGRFFSEERLLSARLAAHKAEWLLAKLLLAPRVRPMARYVLWRVGEVLPWRGLPPH; encoded by the coding sequence GTGGGAGCGCGGGCGTTCCTGACGCTGCTCCGTTCCTGGCCCGAAGCTCCCTGCGGTCCTCCCCCTGAAGAGCCCGAGGCCCTGGTGCGGGCGGCCGCCCGGCACGGGCTGGCGGGCTTCACCGAGCATGCCCTGGAGCGCGCGGGGTGGAGGCTGCCGGAGGCTTCACGCGACACCCTGCGCCGGGAGGCTCGCAGCAGCGCGGCGCGGGCCATCCGCGTGCACGCGCTCCTGGTGCGCAGCCTGGAGGCGCTCGGGGCGGTGGGCGTGGTGCCCGTACTGCTCAAGGGCTACGGCCTGGCCCGGAGGCTCTACCCGGAGCCCTTCCACCGGGCCACCACCGATGTGGATCTGCTCGTGCTCCCCGCGCAGGTGGCGGCGGCCTCGCGGGCCCTGGAGGGGCTGGGGCTCGTGCCCGTGTCCGAGCGGCCCGGCCATGGCGGCGCGCACGCGCACCACCACGCGTTTCACGGGCCCGCGGGATGGGTGGAGCTTCACTTCCGGGCGCTCGCGAGCGGAGGGCAGGCGCTGGAGGCGGAGGGGCTCGTGGCGCACGCCGGGGAGTTCGAACTCGAGGGCCACCGCGTGCGGTACCTGCGCGCGGAGGAGGAACTGGTCTACTTGGCCCTGCACGCGAGCAACCACCTGCTCCAGCGCCTCGCCTGGTTGATGGACTTGAAGTTGCTGCTCCGGGCGAACCCAGGGCTGAGCTGGCGCCGGGTGGTGGAGGTGGCGCAAGGGACGGCGTTCCCTCACCTGGCCTGGTACGCGCTGGATGCCGCGCGGAGGCTGCTGGGGCTGGCCGTGCCGGCGGAGGTCCTCGCGGCGCTGGCGCCACGGCGCTGGCAACGGGGGCTGGCGGGGCGTTTTTTCTCCGAGGAGCGGCTGCTGAGCGCGCGGCTCGCGGCGCACAAGGCGGAGTGGCTCCTGGCGAAGCTGCTGCTCGCGCCCCGGGTGAGGCCCATGGCGCGTTATGTGCTGTGGCGGGTGGGAGAGGTGCTCCCCTGGAGAGGTCTTCCCCCTCATTAG
- a CDS encoding oligosaccharide flippase family protein: MNATDTPEVSSAEVKARAQKGIVVLLARTVASQGLRVISALCLSRLLFPGDYGLFGIVAYATSLGVFLGDLGLSAALVRQAHEPTEDETSTIFWCHQGLTAAIVATVIALAPTLVEGYALGAQALPMVYVMTLGLFFSSLRVIPLMMLERKLAFPVIARAELIENVAQVVTTIGLASLGVGAWSLVGGGLVRGAVGLGCIVWASPWKPRGAFRLDVVRRLLGYGLGFQLPPLVGAVSAGFIPLVVGHFLGKEAVGLVNWAWALASTPMMLSIILNRVAFPAYCRLQDDPAGFADYLRTSLRRLSAVLCLFIPLAVLAVPVAVPLFFGERWVPAVPLVQWFSLECVLTTLTGLLATAQNAGGRPWERLAVTVGVGVTRWTLGAWLISRFGLSGIGPLGLIVGLGELWVTAWRVTQLNASLRGLVAEVVEPVVTVSLLLLGAFVVAPSLVSEGLLAQALVGAAVFAGLVLLREQLPGPVPLVAEVRAIIALVSARRARVAPQEPSP, encoded by the coding sequence ATGAACGCGACCGACACCCCAGAAGTCTCCTCCGCCGAGGTGAAGGCTCGCGCTCAGAAGGGCATCGTCGTCCTGCTGGCCCGGACGGTGGCCTCCCAGGGGCTGCGCGTCATCAGCGCCCTGTGTCTGTCTCGCCTGTTGTTTCCCGGTGACTACGGCCTGTTTGGCATCGTGGCCTATGCCACGTCCCTGGGGGTCTTCTTGGGGGACCTTGGCCTGAGTGCCGCCCTCGTCCGCCAGGCGCACGAGCCCACGGAAGACGAGACTTCGACCATTTTCTGGTGTCACCAGGGGCTCACCGCCGCCATCGTCGCCACGGTGATTGCGCTGGCGCCCACCCTCGTGGAGGGCTACGCGCTGGGCGCGCAGGCGCTGCCCATGGTCTATGTGATGACCCTGGGCCTGTTCTTCTCTTCCCTGCGCGTCATCCCCTTGATGATGCTGGAGCGGAAGCTGGCCTTTCCCGTCATCGCCCGCGCCGAGCTCATCGAGAACGTGGCGCAGGTGGTCACCACCATCGGTCTGGCCTCGCTGGGCGTGGGGGCTTGGTCGCTCGTGGGCGGCGGGCTGGTGCGCGGCGCGGTGGGGCTGGGCTGTATCGTGTGGGCCTCGCCCTGGAAGCCGCGGGGCGCCTTCCGGCTCGACGTCGTCCGGCGCCTGCTGGGCTATGGGCTGGGGTTCCAGCTCCCACCGCTGGTGGGGGCCGTGTCCGCGGGGTTCATCCCGCTGGTGGTGGGACACTTCCTGGGCAAGGAGGCCGTGGGGCTGGTGAACTGGGCCTGGGCGCTGGCCTCCACGCCGATGATGCTCAGCATCATCCTCAACCGGGTGGCCTTTCCCGCCTACTGCCGTCTGCAGGATGATCCGGCCGGGTTCGCGGACTACCTGAGAACGTCGTTGCGGCGCCTGTCCGCCGTGCTCTGTCTGTTCATCCCGTTGGCGGTGCTCGCCGTCCCGGTGGCCGTGCCGCTCTTCTTCGGGGAGCGGTGGGTGCCCGCCGTGCCACTCGTCCAGTGGTTCAGCCTGGAGTGTGTGCTCACCACGCTCACCGGCCTGCTCGCCACTGCGCAGAACGCGGGGGGCCGGCCCTGGGAGCGGCTGGCTGTCACCGTGGGGGTGGGCGTGACAAGGTGGACGCTGGGGGCCTGGCTCATCTCCCGCTTTGGCCTCTCGGGCATCGGGCCCCTGGGGCTCATCGTTGGATTGGGCGAGCTGTGGGTGACCGCATGGCGTGTCACCCAGCTCAACGCCTCGCTCCGGGGCCTGGTGGCCGAGGTGGTGGAGCCTGTCGTCACCGTGAGCCTGTTGTTGCTGGGCGCCTTCGTGGTGGCCCCCTCGCTCGTCAGCGAAGGGCTGCTGGCCCAGGCGCTGGTGGGGGCCGCGGTCTTCGCCGGGCTCGTCTTGCTGCGCGAGCAGCTCCCGGGGCCCGTGCCCTTGGTGGCCGAAGTGCGCGCCATCATTGCCCTGGTGAGCGCCCGGCGCGCTAGGGTCGCTCCCCAAGAGCCATCGCCATGA